DNA sequence from the Rattus rattus isolate New Zealand chromosome 2, Rrattus_CSIRO_v1, whole genome shotgun sequence genome:
AATGTCTTCTCATTCAGAGGAAAACCCTTCACAATTAAGACAATTATTATTGCCGTGGACATTAGCTGACATTTAGTTTAGCTCCCCTTGTCTATGTTAGCATGTAATAGCTTTGGTGTCTTCTTTTTCTGGAACAAATGCCAAGTTACCAAGAACTCAGAACTGAAATTATGTCCTTCATTTGGAAAAAGGATATTGAAATTTCCTGGGACACGGAAATACACAGAATATTTTAATATCCTCAAGGGAAGGAAGTTAAATGGTGGTTCCATCGGGGATCTGCAGTTAGGACTTCTGTCAGGATCCTGGATCCGTATTCAGTGCGGCCCTCTTGAGAGCAGAGATGAACCCATATATGCAGTCTGTTGAGTCTCTGCATTGAACTCTCCAGAACTTCCTGCACCACACTCACCAAAGCACTGGAAGGAACTCTCCAGATGAAGTGACCTTCTAAGAAACAAAAGGTACTGTGTTGTAGAAAGAATGGGAAACATTTGTCTGTTTCTCACCGATACAAATGTTTGGAGGTCAGGATGTGTTACTCCTGGGTCATAACAGAAAAGGCAgagttttgtttccctaattggAAAATAATTATTATGGTATTCTCCTGAAAGGCTTTTTAATATTTCCATCAAGATGTGTTTGGCAGGGTTTATAAATTTCTATGTggcatataaaaatgtttttactaaGTATAAAGATTTTGTGAGACGTGCTTCAATAGTTGTAACCCTAAAGTGCATTTTGACATTGTATCCACCAAAGTAACTAATTGTTTAAGTAACTTCTCGATGCcatatgttattttaatattttcccttGCAAGCAGCATTTACTTAAGATTTTCTCTTGCTGCTCCCTTGTCAAACTGCTTCCTCATTCCAAGGGTACAGAATGTCCCCAACCAGAAACTTATGGTCTCTGCGATATGAGTTCCTGCTCATTCCATGAAAACATCTGAGTTTTCATTTCAAGCCCACTTCCAGGAAATGAGAACAGAGCTGGCCTATAAATTAACTCTAATAGGATGGGCCAAGGCCATAAATTCTTGTGCTGACCAGGCAAAAGCAATATATTGCAGACAGAAAGGCATGAAGGAGCTTCACTGGAACAGGGGCCAGGCGAGCAGGAGTTTAATGCTGTCCCAGTGTATAGTTGCTGTGGCCACTTCAAGATCTGAGGTATTTTAGATATATGGAAAAGCTGGACCATGAGATAAAACAATCACATGTTTGGCACACCGGGTGTGATGTactgtgtctgtaatcccagcatttgcaaGACTGAAGAAGAAGAGTTGCTGTGGCATCCGGGACAGACTTGgtcacagagtgagaccctgtctcagaaagcgAGATAGAATGCTATAAAAGAAGAACAATTTGGGGTAAGTCACTTTGAAACTTTTATATATCTAGAATTTTACTGTTATCTGAGTTTTTCTAGTATCTGgcggaggaagaggcaggaggaaagggtttgctacTTTCTAAATAGCATTTTTTGTTTCCGTTATCTTAAAAATTTCCAAGAGAGATTAAAGAATGCCAGGAGACAGAATGCTTTACTAATTGTTTCAATGATATGCTGGGGCTAACTTCTTACTATTTAACAAATGATTCCTGCCCTAAAGATGACTTTGCATTATGTCATCAAGTTTAGGAAATAGATGGAATACTATCTCACTTCTCAAGAAATTTACATTAGGACAGAGCACAGTACTAGatggaaaagaatatttgaaagagtctctaatttctttgatTATATCAAttattttgtaagatttatttcagCTGTGAGCATTTTTAAAACAAGCTTCCAACCcaagcctttaattccatcacttgggaggcaaaggtcgGAGGACCTCTGAgtatgagaccagcctggtctatactgATAGTTTTAGGAGagtcagggcttcacagagaaactctgccttgaaaataaataaaggaatatataaatgaataggCTTCTGGAAGATAATATTGTTTGTGCTGAGTCTGAAACATCAGAGTGGAATGGCCTGGTTGTTGGACAGAACGGGAGCAGCTCAGGCATGAAGTAGACATTTTTAGGACAGCATGGAGACCACTGTTAAAGATGCAGCATAGGGACTGAAGGGAGGGGAGCCTACATCAGAGTTTCCATGGAGATGGATATTGAATATACATTTGATATACCAGCAGGGCCATGTATTGACCTGCCAGTCAAGGTGTGTTTCCCAGACTCTGCCCCTCATCTACTTCAAAGGCAAACATAGTCCTTAATGAAGGATGCATTTCAATAGATTCTGCGTTCCCTGCTCCGTCTCTAACACATTGTCCTGTGCTTAGTTTTGGTAGATACTTTCTGTTCTACTAATTTTCAAATACAGCAACATTTAATGTAAATTATAAGAAAGGCTCACGATTAGTCTCGCTCTCCTTTCTGTCCTGCTCAAGTTGTTCCCGCTGTCCTGTGTAAGCATCAACCATCTAACAACACTTAGCCTGCTCTCACCTGCTTTTCAGAAGGTGGCGTTCAAAAAATACATCCCTGCCCCCGTCAAGGTACAGGAACCATGTAAGAACTGGCAGTTGTAGCTGCTTGTAATTTTTGATGCTATGAGTGTAAACGGCCACATGTACTTACAGAGTAAATTTATAGGCAAAAGGTTTGCATTTTTCCCACCTTAGTTTTCAGTGTGACACTTGGATATGGTCGCCCTGTGGCCAGCAACGGTCTCCAAAGTAGtctttcctgcttcagtcttAAATGTTGACAATTAGAGAAGATAACAGAAAATATGTAGCCACGAATCCtagtaaatgcattttatttttccaagagcATCCCATGTCATGTGTACTTTACgataaattctattttatgaaattactCGTGTGGTTTTAATACCACACAAAGAATGGTTTTGagtcttgaaaaacagaatttaaatttgAGAATTCATGCTTAAAGATGCGTATTTATCTGCGTGTGTGCTTGTCTCACTTGTTGGAGCTCACCGTGTGGCCCAGGCAGGTCTGAGACTCTGGCAATCTTCCAGCCTcggtctcctaagtgctgggtgaGCCACCactttatgctctaagatgattCTTTAAAGAACTGTATAGAAATGACATTATCTTCTGACCTGTGAAATGAGACAGAGAACCATAGTTAGTTCTAGACCctaaaattggacatagttagGGTAAGAGAATGGGGTGTCTGTATTACTCagaaacatgtacatatatttgcattctgtggtagaattttggaTGTAGTTTTTAGTTCCAGCATACCTTatattactttgatttttaagGCTAAGAAAGTTAGACTATGAAGCTAATGTTCAGTGTGGAGTCCCTATGCCTCCCACTGAAATGAAGGTGTCCAGCAAAATGTCAATAGGTTTTGACTGCACAACAGCAGAGAGCACTACATGTCCGACTTTTTGCAGATGTGTGTGTCGAGGCATTGCCAGCGTAATCAGCTCAAAACCAAAACTAGGGAGATAAAATATCCCAatgataaactatttaaaatgatTGCTTATGAACATTTTCCTTTAACAGTATGCTATTTCTGGTGCCTAAAATGTCTATAGAGATTTTGCATATGAAGGATTCAAATTATCGAACAAACACATAGGGAAGGGCTTTGTAGTCTGACTTAAGATTTTACACATTCAGTATTTTGACGGTGAAAGATTTGTAAGCTTAAGTTCAATAAGCTCTTGGGATGAGGCTGCTTATGATAAATGTCCACCAAAAAAAGTGGGgggcaagaaaagaaagactacTGAAAATCTTCCAGTTCatcacaaaaataaagcaaatagcAGAGGAACACGTggtgaggaaaggagggaaggaaagaggagtaGAAAGACATCAACACAGGAAAGAATGAACTATTCAAGTCTTCCATTTTTTCAAATGCAGAATTTAAGTACAGTAGGtgtaattttgaatttttaaaattctattcttttcttaatGTATGGATACTCTGTCTGCATGCCATCAGATCGCTTTAGAGACGGCTGTGAGCCATCTTGTGGTtgcttggacttgaactcaggacctttggaagatcagcgggtgtttttaaccactgagctctttcACCTGTACTtaagtttgaatttttaaattaatggtgTTTAGTGTGAACTTAAGACTTTGAACACTAATGTACTCCAGGCAGGTGAAGTTCACAGGGatcctttgaagaaaaaaagaaactccgacttcttcctggaagggaaCTTGAACCATGGATCTAATATACATTCCTGAAGACTTATCCAGCTGTCCAAAATTCGGAAATAAATCCTGCCCTCCCACCAATCGCTCTTTCCGTGTGCGCTTGATAATGTACCTGCTTATGACTGGAGCCATGGTTATCACCATCTTCGGAAACTTGGTGATAATCATTTCCATATCGCATTTCAAACAGCTACACTCTCCCACCAACTTCCTGATCCTCTCCATGGCAACCACGGACTTCCTGTTGGGATTTGTCATCATGCCTTACAGCATGGTGAGATCAGTGGAGAGCTGCTGGTATTTCGGAGACAGCTTTTGCAAATTCCACGCTAGCTTCGACATGATGCTAAGCCTGACCTCCATTTTCCACCTGTGCTCCATCGCTATTGACCGGTTTTACGCAGTGTGTGACCCTTTGCACTACAACACCACCATGACTGTGTCCATGATCAAGAGACTGCTGTTTTTTTGCTGGGCGGCCccagctctcttttcttttggtttagttCTGTCAGAGGCCAATGTTTCTGGTATGCAGAGCTACGAGATTCTCATTGCTTGCTTCAATTTCTGTGCGCTTACGTTCAACAAATTTTGGGGGACCATACTGTTCACGACCTGCTTTTTTACTCCTGGCTCCATCATGGTTGGTATTTAtggtaaaatttttattgtttccagACGACATGCTCGAGCCCTCAGCAATATGCCTGAGAACACAAAAGGAGCAGGGAGAAACCTGTCTAAGAAAAAGGATAGGAAAGCAGCCAAGACTCTCGGTATCGTCATGGGGGTGTTTCTGGCGTGCTGGCTACCTTGTTTTCTGGCTGTCTTGATTGATCCATATTTAGACTACTCTACGCCAATCATAGTTCTCGATCTTCTGGTATGGCTCGGGTACTTCAACTCTACTTGCAACCCCCTCATCCATGGCTTTTTTTACCCATGGTTTCGCAAAGCACTTGAGCATATAGTGTCAGGAAAAATATTTCGCTCCAATTCAGACACTGCCAATCTTTTTCCTGAAGCACATTAAGGAACCAAACCAAAAATCCGGAATATAAATAAGAATCGAATACAGAAGGTGACATTATTTTGACCCTTACAAACCCAGGTGTGGTGCTtcgaataagaatggcccccgtTGGCATTTCTTTGACTATGTGGTCCCCAGCTGGTAGAAGTGTTCTGGAAGGgctaagaggtgtggccttattggaggagaagGGGTGTGGCTCGGGCGGGTTTTGAGGTTTCGGTAGCCCAGCCATTCCCAGTTTGGGCTTTCTCTCTGCCTAGAACTTGTgcatcaagatgtaagctcttggCTACTTGGTTCAGTGCCACGCCTACCTGCCTACTGCCATGCACCAGTTATGGTGATCATGGGCTCGCCCTCTGAAGCTATACGCCCCCAGTAAACCATTTTTCCTATAGGTTGCCTTGGTTATGTGTCTCATCATGtcaataaaaaagtaacaaaacaccAGGTCACTGCAAATATGGTCTTTCTATGACATTTCAGCAACTGCAGTTCTGTAAGCTGCCAAGAATTCCTTCCAAAAGCTTTAACCAGTTGATCAATATGTCCATTGATTAATTAACTCTGCATGCAGCATGCAGACTGGTGgacgacaacaacagcaacaacaacaacagcaacaacaacaacaacaacaacaacaacaacaacaagaagctgtgagaaagaaataggaagtgGAATGTGGAATAAATGCATATCCGTGAGTCAAAGGCTGACTTcagaataaagaatttaaagtGCTAACGGTTTTGGATCCTCTCTAATTGTGTGTTAGGAACTCAAGAGAAGATTCTTACGGTTTGTCATAGCTTTATTTGACCTGATTCTCTTGAATGCCTTACTGCCTATGCCAGGCGCTTTTGTCCTCTCTGACCTTCTCTCCCACTCTAGACAGACTGtgttaaagcagtggttctcaacctttcttgtgctgcaaccctttaatacatacacaaattaattaataaataatacgtaattaattaatacataaattaatataaacaaattaattttgttgCAACTTCAGAACTTCTTTTGCTACTGTTGCGAATTGTAATGTAGATATCTTAaacacaggatatctgatatgtgactcctgtaAAAGGGTCCCCAAAGGGgtagtgacccacaggttaagaactgctgtGTTAAAGGGCCCTCGTTGTCGACGGTGTCCACAGTATTTTACCAGCGGGAAGTAGCGGTAAAGAATCAGCAGGTAGAGGAAGGATGAAACGAGTCCTGCTTTCCACACAGGTATCTTTCTGCAAATCTGCCCCAGTGATTTTCAGAAAAGGCCTTCTGCTGTCCACACAGCCACCTGTGGAAATTCTGTAGCTGTGCCCTCTCACTGCCCGTCTGGTCTAGCAGGAGTGCCGAACTGCCACTGGTCTTGGGTAGCCAGCTGTCTCTTGCTGTGTCCCCTAAACCAATTTCCACTTTTGGCTTTGTAAATAATCCCTTTGTTAAACGCGTCTCAGACTGCACGGTGATGGTGAAATCTGTTCCCTGTTGTTCCAAGGAAAAGTTTCGAAATTCTTCTTACAGGTGGCCAGTTCTGTGTAAGAAGACGTGGCCTTTCCCTATGTTCTCATCCCCTGAAACGATCACTTGCTTCCCTGAAAGTCTGCCCCATTGGTGAACCCTCACCCTCCTTTTCTACTTGCCATAACTTTCTTCATTTTGAAGATCAGTCTACAGATTGAATTCTTCAATTTTCCTGTTGTGCAAATAAAGATTCTTCAAGGGAAGGTTGGTGTTTAAAGTGAAGACttcatttataaaacaatattagGAAATGgagtcttattttaaatatttatttattttagctttagCTTATAAATAGAACTTTGATTTGTACATTTGtgatttttgaaaaccatttttAAACATAATCATAGCCTAGTTGGTGCCTTAACATTGTGCTtgtatttttgagattaaaatgtttattgtttttgataatttaataGGCAGAGTAGTATATTATAAACCCGTTCTTCAGCTTAATGGCTTTTGAACTGATGACTTCCAAATGAACTGTTTTAAGATTCTTAATAATTACAATATTGTACAGGTTTCAGGGCCTCAAGATATGTGCTTTTTCTTGTGCTTAGCCATCTCTGCACTAATCTGAGGTCTTCACAAACTTGAGTATAAGGATTCTTTAGGTAGAGCTCAtagctataaaattttaaattaaactgaGCCTggtttaaattaataaaaatgttaaaatgggaACTTTCCCCAAAATGTCTgatgattttttcctttgtaatctAGTACATAAACATCAAAAATTCAAAGATGAGTGGAGTCTGTACATGGAAAAGGACATCTGCCTGTCATCCTTGTGTGCTGATTCTTCAAACACCCTCCTCAGGGGTACACACATCTTACAGACACATAATAAACATGATGCTGTAAGCCATCATGAATGTAAATATtgctcccacacatacacaatactaaatattatttatattgttCTTCATCTTCATTGTTCCACAGTGTGTTATGTCTTGGAGATTTATTACATATCAATAAACAAATCTGTGTTTTAAGAATGCATAATATTCTAGTTTTTAAAGTGTTATATTCTCTTTTACTGTTTATCATTTCTGATCTTTTGCCTGCTTGCATGTATCTTTAAGGAATCTGTCTGCCAGTGCTTTGGAAGtttgctttgaaaattattttactcTGATTTTCTGATGATCCTGcattgctggtctttctatgtaaTGAGATTGATTTGATCCATTGAAAATTTGTATGTAACTTATATGTTTGTAAATTATGAGAAAATTCTTAGTAAATATTTTGGTATTTGGTTTCTAGACGCCTGGTGTTATGGGGTCTGaatttttgggttgtttttgaaattatactttacctgaactttttgttttaattttattccacatctctttatttattctttctcccacattaatttttatttatactttgccATTCACTTTTGGAGGGAAGATCAACAGCTGAGAACAGTTTATTGATTACAGACCTGCAAATgaaaaaagg
Encoded proteins:
- the LOC116894665 gene encoding trace amine-associated receptor 3, with product MDLIYIPEDLSSCPKFGNKSCPPTNRSFRVRLIMYLLMTGAMVITIFGNLVIIISISHFKQLHSPTNFLILSMATTDFLLGFVIMPYSMVRSVESCWYFGDSFCKFHASFDMMLSLTSIFHLCSIAIDRFYAVCDPLHYNTTMTVSMIKRLLFFCWAAPALFSFGLVLSEANVSGMQSYEILIACFNFCALTFNKFWGTILFTTCFFTPGSIMVGIYGKIFIVSRRHARALSNMPENTKGAGRNLSKKKDRKAAKTLGIVMGVFLACWLPCFLAVLIDPYLDYSTPIIVLDLLVWLGYFNSTCNPLIHGFFYPWFRKALEHIVSGKIFRSNSDTANLFPEAH